In Plutella xylostella chromosome 27, ilPluXylo3.1, whole genome shotgun sequence, one genomic interval encodes:
- the LOC105382646 gene encoding lysophospholipase-like protein 1 — protein MSLKLGAVHLTKHTGAKHTGTVIFFHGSGDVGENMKEWVNIMLKNKFSFPHLKVLFPTAPLQPYTPAGGQMSNVWFDRAGISPQVPEKTESLSRIEVIVKDLLQKENDAGIPSNRIIVGGFSMGGSLTLHTAYRWDRNIAGAFVFSSFLNEKSLVYDELKSSSGQLPPLLQLHGDSDELVPVEWGISTHDRLKELGVQGDFRVLQKLGHSINTRGMHHIKEFIEKLLPPE, from the coding sequence ATGTCTCTCAAACTGGGCGCCGTCCACTTAACAAAACACACTGGCGCTAAGCACACCGGCACCGTCATATTCTTTCACGGGTCCGGCGATGTCGGTGAAAACATGAAAGAATGGGTTAACATTATGTTGAAGAACAAATTCTCGTTTCCTCACTTAAAGGTCCTGTTCCCGACGGCCCCGCTGCAGCCCTACACGCCCGCTGGTGGGCAGATGAGCAACGTGTGGTTCGACCGCGCCGGAATATCGCCACAAGTTCCAGAAAAAACAGAATCACTCAGCAGAATTGAGGTTATAGTCAAAGATTTGCTACAAAAAGAAAACGATGCTGGCATACCCAGTAACAGAATCATCGTGGGGGGCTTCTCTATGGGTGGTTCATTGACTTTACACACAGCATACCGGTGGGACAGAAATATTGCAGGGGCATTTGTGTTTAGTTCATTTCTGAATGAGAAGTCTTTGGTTTATGATGAACTGAAGAGTTCCTCAGGTCAGCTGCCGCCACTGCTGCAATTGCATGGAGATAGTGATGAGCTGGTGCCCGTGGAGTGGGGTATAAGTACTCACGACCGGCTGAAGGAGCTCGGGGTCCAGGGAGACTTCAGAGTGTTGCAGAAATTAGGACATTCTATCAACACTAGAGGGATGCATCATATAAAGGAATTTATAGAGAAGTTGCTACCTCCAGAATGA
- the LOC119691814 gene encoding uncharacterized protein LOC119691814 produces the protein MRRQNMMMQPRDRLQDLDRELELLRRKRQLIEDQGQYGHGGRQTQHTISPWEQPMAQNNSYSQPRASYNQFDYGNMYESSGAGGGYEGGFGGARRRGKRPAPAPAPRWQDDVPKRFRGQQDAWPAQQYKPQAPKFAPRAPKPAYRPAARASAPQRKPADKPAPKPEPKPAPKKVVVAEAQLEEYVLTEADLEGKLPRKVQGRLEFALGVVYKALRTRAGDKHPALFEHAGARLVKNALRRRLREALLGRAVPDVAAIVDAHAARFPPARDEELLGAAAAALAERQRADQELLAAPPDTQYLAQELPSDDPEDFFRKNITKVLEAKLQDVFKKVSQICEEPSDLEQLVKDADEATKRTPDAATDEATTDDATTNTTEEPAKPEEKAEGEPQPTEGDKVENRMEYFKKLMDGLINAELPKLLPNFEDDLKRVFDADAEYLRARQQLARKSEVRARMAADQGKLNANKLPLMYVMVMGTPKLPKKVKLQAFLRSFHPGTIKKHRNVHNVLYVGFSDKTDLKNILAANDTLMDNVKLTIKESGKFQNPKTVLKQSETKSANTSIDNAIDSDLDGQINDLLTSIRSSEEAGQTEENGGKNEPTGDAATENATEGQTDDGGDFTENWDEEATGNGNDTTTDFTENWDEELAKEAEANGSVVGNAENGNGGDAGNAENANETPAETAVAKNPQVAKVQQTTPTKQPAKAPATPTGINTRRSSRINNA, from the exons ATGAGGAGGCAAAACATGATGATGCAGCCAAGGGATCGGCTACAG GACCTGGACCGTGAGCTGGAGCTGTTGAGGCGCAAGCGCCAGCTCATCGAGGACCAGGGCCAGTATGGACACGGCGGCAGACAAACTCAG CACACCATCAGTCCATGGGAGCAACCAATGGCT CAAAACAATAGTTATAGTCAGCCGCGCGCCTCGTACAACCAGTTCGATTACGGTAACATGTACGAGAGCTCGGGCGCCGGCGGCGGGTACGAGGGGGGGTTCGggggggcgcggcgccgcggcaagcgccccgcgcccgcgcccgcgccgcgctggCAGGACGACGTGCCCAAGCGCTTCCGCGGCCAGCAGGACGCGTGGCCCGCGCAGCAGTACAAGCCGCAAGCGCCCAAGTTCGCCCCGCGCGCGCCCAAGCCGGCCTACCGGCCCGCGGCCCGCGCGTCCGCGCCGCAGCGCAAGCCCGCAGACAAGCCCGCGCCCAAGCCGGAGCCGAAGCCCGCCCCGAAGAAGGTGGTCGTGGCGGAGGCGCAGCTCGAAGAGTACGTCCTCACGGAGGCGGACCTGGAGGGCAAGCTGCCGCGCAAGGTGCAGGGCCGGCTGGAGTTCGCGCTCGGCGTGGTGTACAAGGCGCTGCGCACGCGCGCCGGGGACAAGCACCCCGCGCTGTTCGAGCACGCGGGCGCGCGGCTCGTGAAGAAcgcgctgcggcggcggctgcgcgAGGCGCTGCTGGGCCGCGCGGTGCCCGACGTGGCCGCCATCGTGGACGCGCACGCGGCGCGCTTCCCGCCCGCCCGGGACGAGGAGCTgctgggcgccgccgccgccgcgctggcGGAGCGGCAGCGCGCCGACCAAGAGCTGCTGGCCGCGCCGCCCGACACCCAGTACCTGGCGCAGGAGCTGCCCTCAG ATGACCCTGAGGACTTCTTCAGAAAGAATATTACCAAAGTGCTTGAAGCAAAATTGCAAGATGTCTTCAAAAAG GTTTCACAAATATGCGAAGAGCCATCAGACCTAGAGCAGTTGGTCAAAGATGCGGACGAAGCTACCAAGAGAACTCCCGACGCCGCTACAGATGAAGCCACTACCGATGACGCCACTACCAACACTACGGAGGAACCAGCCAAACCTGAAGAGAAGGCCGAGGGTGAACCTCAACCAACCGAGGGTGATAAAGTGGAAAATCGCATGGAGTACTTCAAGAAACTTATGGACGGGCTCATCAATGCTGAGTTGCCGAAACTGCTGCCGAACTTTGAAGAT GACTTAAAGCGCGTATTCGACGCGGACGCGGAGTACTTGCGTGCGCGACAGCAGCTGGCGCGCAAGTCGGAGGTGCGCGCGCGCATGGCCGCCGACCAGGGGAAGCTGAACGCCAACAAACTGCCGCTCATGTATGTCATG GTGATGGGCACCCCCAAGCTGCCCAAGAAGGTGAAGCTGCAGGCGTTCCTGCGCTCGTTCCACCCGGGCACCATCAAGAAGCACCGCAATGTGCACAATGTGCTGTACGTGGGCTTCTCCGACAAGACCGACCTGAAGAATATATTGGCCGCCAATGATACTCTTATGG ACAACGTGAAGCTAACCATAAAAGAAAGCGGCAAATTCCAAAACCCGAAGACTGTTCTAAAACAATCCGAGACCAAATCGGCCAACACCAGCATCGACAACGCTATAGATTCCGACTTGGATGGACAAATCAACGACTTACTCACATCTATACGGAGCTCTGAAGAAGCAGGGCAGACCGAAGAAAATGGCGGCAAGAATGAACCTACTGGTGATGCTGCTACAGAAAATGCGACTGAAGGCCAGACTGATGACGGTGGTGATTTCACAGAGAATTGGGATGAAGAGGCAACCGGCAACGGTAACGACACTACTACAGATTTTACTGAGAACTGGGACGAAGAATTGGCTAAAGAAGCTGAGGCTAACGGAAGCGTCGTTGGGAATGCCGAGAATGGCAACGGAGGTGACGCCGGGAATGCCGAGAATGCCAATGAAACACCAGCGGAGACAGCCGTGGCTAAGAACCCACAGGTGGCTAAAGTACAACAGACCACGCCCACTAAGCAGCCAGCCAAAGCGCCTGCCACGCCAACTGGTATAAACACTAGGCGGTCCAGTCGCATTAATAATGCTTAG
- the LOC105382667 gene encoding uncharacterized protein LOC105382667, producing MDDTARKTRRVSSEQREAMLKYLKEHPKLLKGRGTPQAFRQKHNSWTELAKILNNMGSGAKKTPDRWVKSFQDWKCDLKSKQPRRAPGALERALLALIRSEEGEDPLESTHDDSSPEADPVELKAEPAEQSDSSSQRSTPEPPAQRLKRKKNSDDDKEDRAILAMEQQASSLHRMATAIERIADAVTLAIERLTNGNNNRQFV from the exons ATGGATGACACAGCAAGG AAAACGAGACGCGTGTCTTCAGAGCAACGAGAAGCGATGCTAAAGTATCTGAAAGAGCATCCAAAACTGCTGAAAGGCCGGGGGACACCTCAAGCCTTCAGACAGAAGCACAATTCGTGGACAGAGCTCGCTAAAATACTCAATAATATGGGCTCTGGCGCTAAGAAAACTCCTGATCGCTGGGTTAAG TCGTTCCAAGACTGGAAGTGTGACCTGAAGAGCAAGCAGCCGCGGCGGGCGCCCGGCGCCCTCGAGCGCGCGCTGCTGGCGCTCATCAGGAGTGAGGAGGGGGAGGACCCGCTTGAG TCCACACACGACGACTCGTCACCGGAAGCGGATCCCGTGGAATTGAAGGCGGAACCCGCCGAGCAGTCGGACTCGAGCAGCCAGCGCTCAACCCCCGAGCCACCGGCGCAGAGGTTGAAACGGAAGAAGAATAGTGACG ATGATAAGGAAGACCGTGCTATCCTGGCgatggagcagcaagcctcgAGCCTCCACCGCATGGCCACAGCTATCGAGAGAATAGCTGATGCCGTCACCTTGGCCATTGAAAG GCTTACAAATGGAAATAACAATAGACAATTTGTGTAA
- the LOC105382645 gene encoding zinc finger protein 91 has protein sequence MSSEINKICPPNDCIEESFADNIGIKLEEGHEQDLEVHSTFHVKSEEPEYSLQNDPFNENIISEPSNSYINDIAAQKDNVLKTLVENIQLEIKQEFEATHEDEAISHEINDTVNVTNKEDELEIKEEFVPELDLEVSNKKIDNKSALIENSDDANNVNAVKLEPSNDGNSFVSYDFPQFDSASVDSSDGSFLGHLDNSLLEEIKSENVDFEQLHQDKEYENCNIKTETDLTVTETHLISNKLINTTSTITHPQHGIIESQTTRTLVMEILPMTMYDGKISGGNPEEILPTTNEPSCAEDSFQLNSITGDAPPLTEYGLLNSASTAKLKEEKVVYCPKCPKVCKNIVALRRHLKIHDSIDRYKAGRERGRANRREKKNKPTWAWVDETQDTQDSDEDKATYTCTCGNKFTRHSRMKTCFNSHDEGEGTVTYPCTTCAQKFKTKDRLDAHRKSVHRKRKFPCKFCPTDYDTRKELFKHLRKHQKVQLMEFKIMSEIVESKQKLKCIMCNKSFDELSELKSHVMGYHKAPFKCTHCKESFSKIDDLATHCKTAHPDVKGQSVLDALEAFSKLAQAWKCEECNLQFNKAEDLGLHQVENHRTEVKVKTEIEQFQCVDCRRVFCSNKSLNSHRRVHHNVESTEDAPVEPEGPLCVHCRKICKDENALTSHMRFHSSERKYPCKFCDFRFATVEKRKTHAEIHTGSMRYVCFICEYRCSSENRLKNHKASAKHLSMKDYLLTGKPLENLTAKEEKISDALRANERDVKKRRMSEEEPSHSSSGQTTCDVCGEKFSSEKKMLDHKQTHPFIEFPNEDQPSRIFFK, from the exons ATGTCTTCAGAAATCAACAAGATTTGTCCTCCTAATGATTGCATTGAAGAAAGTTTTGCTGATAATATAGGCATCAAACTTGAGGAGGGCCATGAACAGGATTTAGAAGTGCACTCGACATTCCACGTGAAATCCGAGGAGCCTGAGTATTCCTTGCAAAATGATCCATTCAATGAGAATATAATCTCGGAACCTTCAAACTCTTACATCAATGACATCGCAGCACAAAAAGACAATGTCTTAAAAACATTAGTTGAAAACATACAATTAGAGATTAAACAAGAATTTGAGGCAACACACGAAGATGAAGCGATCAGCCATGAGATCAATGACACAGTTAATGTAACAAATAAAGAAGATGAGTTAGAAATTAAAGAGGAATTTGTGCCTGAATTAGATTTAGAAGTATCTAACAAAAAGATAGACAATAAAAGTGCTCTCATTGAGAACTCTGATGATGCAAATAATGTGAATGCTGTTAAACTTGAACCATCAAATGATGGCAATTCTTTTGTGTCATATGATTTTCCCCAGTTTGACTCAGCTAGTGTAGACAGTAGTGATGGCAGTTTTCTTGGACACTTGGACAACTCATTGCTTGAAGAGATCAAAAGTGAAAATGTGGATTTTGAACAA CTTCACCAAGACAAGGAGTATGAAAACTGCAATATTAAGACTGAAACAGATTTAACTGTAACTGAAACTCACTTGATATCCAACAAATTGATTAACACTACATCAACAATCACGCATCCACAGCATGGCATCATCGAGTCACAAACCACACGCACTCTAGTCATGGAAATCCTCCCAATGACCATGTATGATGGTAAAATAAGTGGTGGAAACCCAGAGGAAATACTGCCAACCACCAATGAACCATCATGTGCGGAAGACAGCTTTCAATTGAACTCTATAACAGGAGATGCCCCTCCGCTCACAGAGTATGGCCTGCTCAACTCCGCCAGCACTGCTAAACTCAAGGAAGAGAAGGTAGTGTACTGTCCCAAGTGTCCTAAAGTGTGCAAAAACATTGTAGCCCTCCGCAGACACTTGAAAATTCACGACAGCATAGACCGATACAAGGCGGGGCGCGAGCGCGGCAGGGCCAACCGCagagagaaaaaaaataaaccaaCATGGGCCTGGGTGGATGAGACACAGGACACTCAGGACAGCGACGAAGATAAGGCCACTTATACATGTACTTGCGGCAACAAGTTTACCCGCCACAGCCGCATGAAGACCTGCTTTAACTCACACGATGAGGGCGAGGGCACCGTCACCTACCCCTGCACCACCTGCGCACAGAAATTCAAGACCAAAGACAGGCTAGACGCACATAGAAAGAGCGTGCATAGAAAAAGAAAGTTCCCGTGCAAATTCTGCCCCACAGACTACGACACGCGCAAGGAACTGTTCAAACATCTGCGGAAACATCAGAAGGTGCAACTTATGGAGTTCAAGATCATGTCCGAAATTGTGGAATCGAAACAGAAACTCAAGTGCATCATGTGCAACAAAAGTTTTGATGAACTTTCAGAACTGAAAAGCCACGTGATGGGCTATCATAAAGCCCCTTTCAAATGCACTCATTGTAAGGAGAGCTTTTCCAAAATAGACGATCTGGCGACACATTGCAAGACTGCTCATCCAGACGTGAAAGGGCAGTCTGTGTTGGACGCCCTCGAGGCTTTCTCCAAATTGGCGCAGGCGTGGAAGTGTGAAGAGTGTAATCTACAGTTCAATAAAGCTGAAGACCTCGGGCTGCATCAAGTAGAGAACCACAGAACCGAGGTGAAGGTGAAAACGGAAATAGAGCAATTCCAGTGTGTAGATTGCAGAAGAGTTTTCTGCAGCAACAAAAGTTTGAACTCTCACAGAAGAGTCCACCACAATGTAGAGTCTACTGAAGACGCGCCGGTAGAGCCTGAAGGCCCACTTTGCGTGCACTGtcgtaaaatatgtaaagatGAAAACGCGTTGACATCGCACATGAGGTTTCACTCGTCCGAGCGAAAGTACCCGTGTAAATTCTGCGATTTTAGATTTGCAACTGTCGAAAAGAGGAAGACTCATGCAGAGATCCACACGGGCAGTATGCGGTATGTGTGCTTCATCTGTGAATACAGATGCAGTTCGGAAAACAGACTGAAGAATCATAAGGCGTCAGCGAAGCATTTAAGTATGAAAGATTACCTTTTAACGGGAAAGCCCTTAGAGAATTTAACTGCAAAAGAAGAGAAGATATCAGATGCGTTGAGAGCGAATGAGAGGGATGTTAAAAAGAGAAGGATGTCGGAAGAAGAGCCTAGTCATTCAAGTTCTGGTCAAACGACTTGCGATGTGTGTGGGGAAAAATTCTCGAGTGAAAAGAAGATGTTGGACCATAAACAAACACATCCGTTTATAGAGTTTCCGAACGAAGATCAGCCGTCTaggatattttttaaataa